The proteins below are encoded in one region of Limnohabitans sp. 63ED37-2:
- the recD gene encoding exodeoxyribonuclease V subunit alpha, with protein sequence MSFKKPSRTMSVPTTQMDWLNDLPAEGLSAAQTLQWLQLWTEQGLLRHIDSALAAQLLRLNGQASPGLLVAAALLAQMEGRGYTCLPLADLCAPPVAMLGWSAVAVDGPQGLRALWAHLPATLADWQTALQSNTSRACSRLSDAPDQGQPLVLGGTAPAPLLYLRRYAGYEQRVGQGLLQRAREPLAVPDSAARQWLDRFFVPSTEAPTDTDWQKVACAVALRARLSVITGGPGTGKTYTAARLLALLLALHEGDSPLRVALAAPTGKAAARLKQSIDNALTSLQDQVPEGSGLDLNTLIARMGPARTLHSLLGARPDTRQFRHHAANPLDVDVLIVDEASMVHLEMMDALLQALPSTSRLVLLGDKDQLASVEAGAVLGDLCRNAAEGRYSAGTAQFVQAVAGQTLPAEYRSAGATPVLSQQTVMLRHSRRFKGAIGQLALAVNRGDAAAARAAFDPAVSAVPTPGSVSALLALQPTSPQAVCDLALGAHGQPSYADYLRLMQRQPEGQGTDKHTAWVRSVLQAFERFRILCAVHQGDWGTQGLNAAVQKALTDADLLKVTGEWFAGRPVMVTRNDAQLGVFNGDVGVVLPNHEGKLKVWFLDGEALRSVSVMRLAQVETAFVMTVHKSQGSEFEHTALVLPPGGAEVLSRELAYTGITRAREQFTLLEAEAGLLEAAMARPSVRASGLAQGWSQDGSSD encoded by the coding sequence ATGAGTTTCAAAAAGCCCTCGCGCACGATGTCTGTTCCCACCACACAAATGGATTGGTTGAACGACTTGCCCGCCGAAGGCCTGAGTGCCGCGCAAACGCTGCAATGGTTGCAGTTGTGGACCGAGCAAGGTCTGCTGCGCCACATCGACAGTGCCCTTGCAGCGCAACTGCTGCGGCTCAACGGCCAAGCCAGCCCAGGGCTGCTGGTGGCGGCGGCCTTGCTCGCGCAAATGGAAGGGCGTGGCTACACCTGTCTGCCCTTGGCCGACCTGTGTGCACCGCCTGTGGCGATGTTGGGCTGGTCCGCTGTGGCGGTGGACGGGCCGCAAGGCTTGCGTGCGCTTTGGGCGCACCTGCCCGCCACGCTGGCCGACTGGCAAACCGCTTTGCAAAGCAACACATCCCGAGCCTGTTCGCGACTGAGCGATGCACCCGACCAAGGCCAGCCGCTGGTGCTGGGCGGCACGGCCCCCGCACCGCTCTTGTACCTGCGCCGTTATGCAGGCTACGAGCAGCGCGTGGGCCAGGGTCTGTTGCAACGGGCCCGCGAGCCCTTGGCCGTGCCCGATTCGGCAGCCCGCCAATGGCTGGACCGTTTCTTTGTGCCCAGTACCGAAGCACCTACCGACACCGATTGGCAAAAGGTGGCCTGCGCCGTAGCGCTGCGTGCGCGTTTGTCGGTCATCACGGGCGGGCCAGGTACGGGCAAGACCTACACGGCGGCCCGCCTGTTGGCTTTGCTGCTGGCGCTGCACGAGGGCGACAGCCCGCTGCGTGTGGCGCTGGCCGCGCCCACGGGCAAGGCGGCGGCGCGCCTGAAGCAATCCATCGATAACGCACTGACCAGTTTGCAAGATCAAGTGCCAGAGGGCAGCGGCCTCGACTTGAACACGCTGATCGCCCGCATGGGCCCGGCCCGCACCTTGCATTCGTTGCTGGGTGCGCGGCCCGACACACGCCAGTTCAGGCACCACGCGGCCAACCCGCTCGATGTCGATGTGCTGATCGTGGACGAAGCCTCGATGGTGCACTTGGAAATGATGGACGCGCTCTTGCAAGCTTTGCCGTCCACATCGCGCCTTGTGCTGCTGGGCGACAAGGACCAGCTGGCCTCGGTGGAAGCGGGCGCGGTGCTGGGCGACCTGTGCCGTAACGCCGCCGAAGGCCGCTACAGCGCGGGCACTGCGCAGTTTGTGCAGGCCGTAGCTGGGCAGACCTTGCCTGCCGAGTACCGGTCAGCGGGCGCTACGCCCGTGCTTTCGCAACAGACGGTGATGCTGCGCCACAGTCGCCGCTTCAAAGGCGCCATCGGCCAATTGGCCCTGGCGGTGAACCGGGGCGATGCCGCTGCCGCCCGCGCCGCATTCGATCCTGCTGTGAGCGCAGTGCCAACGCCTGGGTCCGTTTCGGCGCTGCTGGCCCTGCAACCCACTTCCCCCCAAGCGGTCTGCGATTTGGCCTTGGGCGCACATGGCCAGCCGTCTTACGCCGACTACCTGCGCCTCATGCAACGGCAGCCAGAAGGGCAGGGCACCGACAAGCACACCGCCTGGGTGCGCAGCGTGCTCCAAGCGTTCGAGCGCTTTCGGATTTTGTGCGCGGTGCATCAGGGCGATTGGGGCACCCAAGGGCTCAATGCCGCCGTGCAAAAAGCCTTGACCGATGCCGACTTGCTCAAAGTCACAGGCGAATGGTTTGCCGGCCGGCCCGTCATGGTCACGCGCAACGATGCGCAGCTGGGCGTGTTCAATGGCGACGTGGGTGTGGTCTTGCCCAACCACGAGGGCAAGCTCAAGGTCTGGTTCCTCGACGGCGAGGCGCTGCGCTCGGTGAGTGTGATGCGTCTGGCGCAGGTCGAAACCGCCTTTGTTATGACGGTGCACAAGAGCCAAGGCTCAGAGTTCGAGCACACCGCGCTGGTGCTGCCGCCGGGTGGTGCCGAAGTGTTGTCCCGCGAGCTGGCATACACCGGCATCACCCGAGCTCGTGAGCAATTCACCTTGTTGGAAGCCGAGGCGGGTTTGCTCGAAGCGGCGATGGCCCGTCCCAGCGTGCGGGCCAGTGGCTTGGCGCAGGGCTGGTCACAGGACGGGTCAAGCGACTGA
- a CDS encoding pyridoxal phosphate-dependent aminotransferase, whose product MRQAVMDLEESRIREVANAGMGRPDVLAFWFGESDEVTPDIVRQAAIDSMQKGETFYSHNLGLPELRQAVSDYMSALHGPIGMDRLAITSGGVNALMLAAQALIDAGDEVVAVTPVWPNLTAQALVMGANLRCVSLRPVGGQWQLDMAALKAAITPTTRMLIVNSPNNPTGWTLSRAEQAEILAHCRSTGTWVLADEVYERLYYETDTANGCAPSFLDVAELDDRLVVVHSFSKSFLMTGWRLGWLVMPAAMTPHMGKLIEFNTSCASVFTQKAGVVALQNTADITPRVVAHLKACRDTLVPLLQAVPGVQLAPARGGMYAFFKLDGHPDAVQTAKRLVAEAGLGLAPGEAFAPEAAGWLRWCFASKDLARLAQGVERLQTWLRQNPSAAV is encoded by the coding sequence ATGCGTCAGGCCGTCATGGACCTGGAAGAGTCCCGTATCCGCGAAGTCGCCAACGCAGGCATGGGCCGCCCCGATGTGCTGGCCTTTTGGTTTGGTGAATCCGACGAGGTCACGCCCGACATCGTGCGCCAGGCGGCCATCGATTCGATGCAAAAAGGCGAGACCTTTTATTCGCACAACTTGGGCCTGCCTGAATTGCGCCAAGCCGTGTCCGACTACATGTCGGCCTTGCACGGACCCATTGGTATGGACCGCCTGGCCATCACCTCGGGCGGCGTGAATGCGCTCATGCTGGCGGCGCAAGCCCTGATCGACGCGGGCGACGAAGTGGTTGCCGTCACGCCCGTGTGGCCCAACCTCACGGCGCAGGCTTTGGTGATGGGCGCGAATTTGAGATGTGTGTCGCTGCGCCCGGTGGGTGGCCAGTGGCAGCTCGACATGGCGGCGCTCAAAGCCGCCATCACGCCGACCACGCGCATGCTGATCGTCAACTCACCCAACAACCCGACTGGCTGGACGCTCAGCCGCGCCGAGCAGGCCGAGATCTTGGCGCATTGCCGCAGCACCGGCACCTGGGTGTTGGCCGACGAGGTGTACGAGCGCCTCTATTACGAAACCGACACGGCCAATGGCTGCGCCCCGTCTTTTTTGGATGTGGCCGAGCTCGACGACCGCCTGGTCGTGGTGCACAGCTTTTCCAAGAGCTTTTTGATGACCGGCTGGCGACTGGGCTGGTTGGTCATGCCCGCCGCCATGACACCGCACATGGGCAAACTGATCGAGTTCAACACCTCGTGCGCTTCGGTCTTCACCCAAAAGGCGGGCGTGGTGGCCTTGCAAAATACCGCCGACATCACACCCCGTGTGGTCGCGCACCTCAAAGCCTGCCGCGACACCTTGGTGCCGCTGTTGCAGGCTGTACCGGGGGTGCAACTGGCTCCGGCTCGGGGTGGCATGTACGCGTTTTTCAAACTCGACGGGCACCCGGATGCGGTGCAGACGGCCAAACGTTTGGTGGCCGAAGCAGGTCTGGGCCTGGCCCCTGGCGAGGCCTTTGCCCCTGAAGCGGCGGGCTGGCTGCGTTGGTGTTTTGCCTCCAAAGATCTGGCGCGGCTGGCGCAAGGCGTGGAGCGGCTCCAGACCTGGTTGCGCCAAAACCCATCGGCAGCGGTTTGA
- the recB gene encoding exodeoxyribonuclease V subunit beta — MSTAHALNAHSFPLRGSHLIEASAGTGKTWTIAALYVRLVLGHGDACTAPVRPMLPQDVLVMTFTRAATRELSDRIRARLTEAAQVFRGIAPTDDAFLNQLQSEYPEGEPREQAAYRLALAAQAMDDAAVYTIDAWCQRMLREHAFESGSLFEENLVGDEAALRLEAVQDYWRQQLYPMATPLVAQVQRVWRDVPALDQDMRALMAVPLAEAAPGTLAEVFGAVLTERDAQLAALKQGWVEKADNLLGWIEGQLVVKKHGWNGSILQVGRSKKWMDALKGWSQSSGDAKALKDAMGTGWDRLTPNGLLECRKEGDVVEMPPESQAFADLQAALLALPDPAQAARLHARTHVLQRMAELKRRSGLFGFADMLQRLDVALADPESGERLAQRLREQFPVAMIDEFQDTSPLQFRIFDRIYRTAENRQDAALLLIGDPKQSIYGFRGADIHGYLAARRATEGRHHVLGTNYRSTQAVVDVVNRWFEIPKDAFGYQRGDEDPLPFQAVEAKGRSEVFTTRDGGVKAMTLVHDATLRSQRDAQTHLSALCAEQIVAWLSDPQARFVDPNKGDQPLQPKDVAVLVRTGKEAAAVRDALRVRGVASVYLSDRDSVFASDEAQDLCLWLRGVAEPQDMRRVRSALGTRTVGLSLAELYELATQDELLDQRAEQMRDLRGVWQGQGVLAMLRQSLHVFQLAGRWRDQSDGERRLTNVLHLAELLQTASSQLDGEQALIRWLAQQIEEVKAGGAGDSEEQTVRLESDEDLVKVITIHASKGLEYPVVCLPFAHSHRMMEAHKTPVLQRDDGQGERHWTLDFDKDDTKLADHDRLREDLRLWYVALTRARHALWVGWSPVTRGSGKSCVNHNSAAGHLLGGGDAIDEAGWLPKLQALEKDADEQRLSVQLVSASAKVPLTLWERPAHTTELRDALSCTARIDKSWTIASFSRLTRDLSSQPLAQMSLHMTTPRPADDEPPEDAQVLPTPATPVGSLAPWHGFAKGPTAGNFLHDQLEWLAADGFVLDSPKAERLKKRCENAGYLAQANDVVQWLTRVVAQPLSGPGRPLNALGTLLPEMEFWLPAERLHAREVDALCQQHLLPGVSRPQLPDAQLHGMLMGFADLVFEHEGRYWVLDYKSNHLGADDAAYTAQALDAAMAHHRYEVQAVLYMLALHRLLRARLGGAYNPAQQLGGAVYLFLRGIDGPVGGCCTLPAPIELLDGLDAMLHAEVKA; from the coding sequence ATGAGCACCGCACACGCCCTCAACGCCCACAGCTTTCCGCTGCGCGGCAGCCACCTGATCGAGGCGAGCGCAGGCACGGGCAAGACCTGGACGATTGCCGCGCTGTATGTTCGCTTGGTGTTGGGCCATGGCGATGCGTGCACCGCACCCGTGCGCCCCATGCTGCCGCAAGACGTGTTGGTGATGACCTTCACCCGCGCCGCCACGCGTGAGCTGTCAGACCGTATCCGCGCCCGCCTGACCGAGGCGGCGCAGGTGTTCCGGGGCATCGCCCCAACGGACGACGCCTTCCTGAATCAACTCCAAAGCGAATACCCCGAAGGTGAGCCCCGCGAACAAGCGGCTTATCGGCTCGCGCTGGCCGCACAGGCCATGGACGACGCGGCCGTCTACACCATCGACGCCTGGTGCCAGCGCATGCTGCGCGAGCACGCTTTTGAAAGCGGCAGCCTGTTTGAAGAAAACCTGGTCGGCGACGAAGCCGCGCTGCGCCTCGAAGCCGTGCAGGACTACTGGCGTCAGCAGCTCTACCCCATGGCCACACCGCTGGTGGCGCAGGTTCAGCGCGTCTGGCGCGACGTACCTGCGCTCGACCAGGACATGCGTGCCCTGATGGCGGTGCCTTTGGCCGAAGCCGCGCCTGGCACGCTGGCGGAGGTCTTCGGCGCGGTGCTGACCGAGCGCGATGCGCAACTGGCGGCGCTCAAGCAGGGCTGGGTGGAAAAGGCCGACAACTTGCTGGGCTGGATTGAGGGGCAGCTGGTCGTCAAGAAGCATGGATGGAATGGTTCAATTCTGCAGGTGGGGCGCTCCAAAAAGTGGATGGATGCACTCAAAGGCTGGTCGCAAAGCAGTGGGGATGCGAAGGCATTGAAAGATGCAATGGGTACAGGCTGGGATCGTCTGACACCCAATGGCCTGCTGGAGTGTCGCAAAGAAGGCGATGTCGTTGAGATGCCGCCCGAGTCTCAGGCCTTCGCTGATCTGCAAGCCGCTTTATTGGCCTTGCCCGACCCCGCGCAGGCCGCCCGCCTGCACGCCCGCACCCATGTATTGCAGCGCATGGCCGAGCTGAAGCGGCGCAGCGGCCTGTTCGGTTTTGCCGACATGCTGCAGCGCCTCGATGTGGCGCTGGCCGACCCCGAGTCGGGCGAGCGTCTGGCGCAGCGCCTGCGCGAGCAGTTTCCGGTGGCGATGATCGACGAGTTCCAGGACACCTCGCCGCTGCAGTTCCGCATTTTTGACCGCATTTACCGCACTGCCGAGAACCGGCAAGACGCTGCGCTGCTGCTGATCGGGGACCCCAAGCAATCGATCTACGGCTTTCGTGGTGCCGACATCCACGGCTACTTGGCCGCACGCCGCGCCACCGAAGGCCGCCACCATGTGCTGGGCACCAATTACCGATCCACCCAAGCGGTGGTGGATGTGGTGAACCGCTGGTTTGAAATTCCGAAAGACGCCTTTGGTTACCAACGCGGCGATGAAGATCCGCTGCCTTTCCAGGCTGTTGAAGCCAAGGGCCGCAGCGAAGTGTTCACGACCCGCGACGGTGGCGTGAAAGCCATGACCTTGGTGCACGACGCCACACTGCGCAGCCAGCGCGATGCGCAAACGCACTTGTCGGCCTTGTGCGCCGAGCAGATCGTGGCTTGGCTCAGTGACCCGCAGGCCCGCTTTGTGGACCCGAACAAGGGTGATCAGCCGCTGCAACCCAAAGACGTCGCCGTGCTGGTGCGTACAGGCAAAGAGGCCGCTGCCGTGCGCGACGCCTTGCGTGTGCGGGGCGTTGCTTCGGTCTACCTGTCGGACCGCGACTCGGTGTTTGCCAGCGACGAAGCACAGGACCTGTGCCTGTGGCTGCGCGGCGTGGCCGAGCCGCAAGACATGCGCCGCGTGCGATCTGCTTTGGGCACGCGCACGGTGGGCTTGTCGCTGGCCGAGTTGTACGAGCTGGCCACACAAGATGAGTTGCTGGACCAGCGTGCCGAGCAGATGCGCGACCTGCGCGGGGTTTGGCAAGGGCAGGGCGTGTTGGCCATGCTGCGCCAGTCGCTGCATGTCTTCCAACTGGCCGGGCGCTGGCGTGACCAGAGTGACGGTGAGCGCCGCCTGACCAATGTGCTGCACCTGGCCGAACTGCTGCAAACCGCCAGCAGCCAGCTGGACGGCGAGCAGGCCCTGATCCGCTGGCTGGCCCAGCAGATCGAGGAGGTCAAGGCGGGGGGTGCAGGCGACAGCGAAGAGCAGACCGTGCGGCTGGAGAGCGACGAAGACCTGGTGAAGGTCATCACCATCCACGCCAGCAAAGGCCTGGAGTACCCGGTGGTGTGCCTGCCCTTTGCGCACAGCCACCGCATGATGGAAGCCCACAAAACCCCGGTGTTGCAGCGCGATGACGGCCAGGGCGAGCGGCATTGGACTTTGGACTTTGACAAGGACGACACGAAGCTGGCCGATCACGACCGCCTGCGCGAAGACCTGCGCCTTTGGTATGTGGCGCTCACGCGTGCGCGGCACGCACTGTGGGTGGGCTGGAGCCCGGTCACACGGGGTTCGGGCAAAAGCTGCGTCAACCACAACAGCGCCGCAGGCCATTTGCTGGGCGGCGGTGACGCCATCGATGAAGCTGGCTGGTTGCCCAAGCTGCAAGCGCTGGAAAAAGATGCAGATGAGCAGCGCTTGTCGGTGCAACTGGTGAGCGCGAGCGCCAAGGTGCCCCTCACCCTCTGGGAGCGGCCTGCCCACACCACCGAACTGCGCGACGCGCTGAGCTGCACCGCCCGCATCGACAAGTCGTGGACCATTGCGAGCTTCTCGCGCCTGACGCGAGACCTGTCTTCGCAGCCTTTGGCGCAAATGAGCCTGCACATGACCACGCCGCGCCCAGCCGATGACGAACCGCCCGAAGACGCACAGGTCCTGCCCACCCCTGCAACCCCTGTGGGTTCTTTGGCCCCGTGGCACGGCTTTGCCAAAGGCCCAACTGCAGGCAACTTCTTGCACGACCAGCTCGAGTGGTTGGCGGCCGATGGCTTTGTGCTCGACTCCCCCAAGGCCGAGCGCCTGAAAAAGCGCTGCGAAAACGCAGGCTACTTAGCCCAAGCCAACGATGTGGTGCAGTGGCTCACCCGTGTGGTGGCGCAACCCCTGAGTGGGCCAGGTCGCCCGCTGAACGCGCTGGGCACCTTGCTGCCCGAGATGGAGTTCTGGCTGCCTGCCGAGCGTCTGCACGCCCGCGAGGTGGACGCGCTGTGCCAGCAGCACCTGTTGCCCGGTGTGAGCCGCCCGCAACTGCCCGACGCACAGCTGCACGGCATGCTGATGGGCTTTGCGGACTTGGTGTTTGAGCACGAAGGGCGTTACTGGGTGCTCGACTACAAATCCAACCACCTGGGTGCCGATGACGCGGCCTACACCGCGCAGGCGCTCGATGCCGCCATGGCCCACCACCGCTACGAGGTGCAGGCCGTGCTCTACATGTTGGCGCTGCACCGCTTGCTGCGTGCCCGCCTGGGCGGGGCCTACAACCCGGCGCAGCAACTGGGCGGCGCGGTGTACCTGTTCTTGCGTGGCATCGACGGGCCAGTGGGCGGCTGCTGCACCTTGCCAGCGCCGATCGAATTGCTCGATGGCTTGGACGCCATGCTCCATGCCGAGGTGAAAGCATGA
- a CDS encoding sugar ABC transporter substrate-binding protein, protein MITKRTFGRLAIAAAAATLFTSAMAADVTVAYITNGNTNEGWTLINGGAKKAGQAKGVKFIELAAEKGELSKQLAIVEDMITRKVNAIAIAPVDSAGIAPAINKALKAGIKVVAVDTGITGAAITSYVATDNIKAANVQGKWAAEQIKDGDTVIYVTGDQGQSTGQERKKGFVDGLNAVRKNVKIVEVPTTWDQTMAQNGVESALRANPNAKVIACAWDGGALGAKAALMAAGKKPGDVKIAGFDGSPGGLDMMKQGWQQANAAQMLAKIGQVGVETAIAAAQGKKVDARIDTGSFLVLPSNVDKFAADSGVGQFMKVKSK, encoded by the coding sequence ATGATCACCAAACGCACATTCGGCCGCCTGGCCATCGCTGCAGCAGCGGCCACCCTGTTCACCTCGGCCATGGCGGCTGACGTGACCGTGGCCTACATCACCAACGGCAACACCAACGAAGGCTGGACGCTGATCAACGGTGGTGCCAAGAAAGCCGGTCAAGCCAAAGGTGTGAAATTCATCGAGCTGGCCGCTGAAAAAGGCGAGCTGTCCAAGCAATTGGCCATCGTGGAGGACATGATCACCCGCAAGGTCAACGCCATTGCGATTGCACCCGTGGACTCTGCAGGCATCGCCCCTGCCATCAACAAGGCGCTCAAAGCCGGCATCAAGGTGGTGGCGGTGGACACCGGCATCACCGGTGCGGCCATCACCTCTTACGTGGCCACCGACAACATCAAGGCCGCCAATGTGCAAGGCAAGTGGGCGGCTGAACAAATCAAAGACGGCGACACCGTGATCTATGTGACCGGCGACCAAGGCCAGTCCACCGGCCAGGAGCGCAAGAAAGGCTTTGTGGATGGCCTGAACGCCGTGCGCAAAAACGTGAAGATTGTTGAAGTGCCCACCACCTGGGATCAGACCATGGCCCAAAACGGCGTGGAATCGGCCCTGCGTGCGAACCCCAATGCCAAGGTGATCGCCTGCGCCTGGGACGGTGGCGCACTGGGTGCCAAAGCGGCCTTGATGGCGGCGGGCAAAAAACCCGGCGACGTGAAGATCGCGGGTTTTGATGGCTCCCCTGGTGGCCTCGACATGATGAAGCAAGGCTGGCAACAAGCCAACGCCGCGCAGATGCTGGCCAAGATCGGTCAAGTCGGTGTGGAAACTGCGATTGCGGCCGCTCAAGGCAAAAAAGTGGATGCCCGCATCGACACCGGCTCATTCCTGGTGTTGCCCTCCAACGTGGACAAGTTCGCGGCCGACTCTGGCGTGGGCCAGTTCATGAAAGTCAAATCCAAGTGA
- a CDS encoding ABC transporter permease, producing the protein MKSITRQEWYGAFVAVLVLGVVLSLASPYFLTTGNLSNILVQASVIALLAGGQTFVILTGGVDLAVGALTALAGAVAGYMMVKLGVNPYLAMAVALAIGAAVGVFNGYLVAFVGIPAFIVTLGGLTLWRGLAFDLTGGFDNAGLPAPFPFIGYGDVLGIPMPTLITGVFFVVMAFVLSSTKIGRYVYAMGSNEMGARQVGINIRWYKLGVYVISGLACAMAAIVLMARMDSSSGKMAQMFELDAIAAVILGGTSLFGGRGSIWGSLLGAVLITMIRNGMNLMEVSQFKQMMAIGAVVIVAVWIDVVRRKHLLKK; encoded by the coding sequence ATGAAATCCATCACCCGACAAGAGTGGTACGGCGCTTTTGTAGCGGTCCTGGTGCTGGGCGTTGTGCTCAGCCTGGCCTCACCCTACTTTCTGACGACCGGCAACCTGTCCAACATCCTGGTGCAGGCCTCGGTCATCGCCTTGCTCGCGGGTGGTCAAACCTTTGTCATCTTGACGGGCGGTGTGGACCTGGCGGTCGGTGCGCTCACGGCACTGGCCGGCGCCGTGGCCGGTTACATGATGGTCAAACTCGGCGTCAACCCCTACCTGGCCATGGCCGTGGCGCTGGCCATTGGCGCTGCGGTGGGCGTGTTCAACGGTTACCTGGTCGCGTTTGTGGGCATCCCCGCCTTCATCGTCACGCTGGGTGGCCTGACCTTGTGGCGCGGCCTGGCGTTTGACTTGACCGGCGGTTTTGACAATGCGGGTCTGCCTGCCCCCTTCCCCTTTATTGGATACGGCGATGTGCTGGGCATCCCCATGCCCACACTGATCACGGGCGTGTTTTTTGTGGTCATGGCCTTTGTCTTGTCCAGCACCAAGATCGGCCGCTATGTGTACGCCATGGGCTCCAACGAGATGGGGGCCCGCCAGGTGGGCATCAACATCCGCTGGTACAAGCTGGGTGTGTATGTCATCTCGGGCCTGGCCTGCGCCATGGCGGCCATTGTGCTCATGGCCCGCATGGATTCGTCCAGCGGCAAGATGGCCCAAATGTTCGAGCTCGACGCCATTGCCGCCGTCATTTTGGGGGGCACCTCGCTGTTTGGCGGGCGCGGCAGCATCTGGGGCAGTTTGTTGGGCGCGGTGCTGATCACCATGATCCGCAACGGCATGAACCTGATGGAAGTGTCTCAGTTCAAACAAATGATGGCCATCGGCGCGGTGGTGATCGTCGCGGTGTGGATCGACGTGGTTCGGCGCAAGCACCTGCTGAAAAAATAA
- a CDS encoding PfkB family carbohydrate kinase: MTTPSTPVFVLGEALMDCIAQPDGRLLPLMGGSPFNLARAAALRGASVAYLNPLSRDLFGQGMAQQLQRDGVTLPGGTSAKPTALAVVQIDQGQPSYGFYREGIADRDYTVDGILALLRESPKPGIFHTGSLLLIPPEHHKVLAILQAARAMGWTISVDINLRPQVAGELGPYVAALKEVIALTDWLKASDEDLQTMGFADVRPAESARLVQALRAGVSQSALNRVALTFGGEGAHLDIAGQGHSLPVPPTQVVDTVGAGDTFWGNTLADWALQPEGAADRVATTLAQAMKAAALNCARQGCQPPRWAEVQAA; the protein is encoded by the coding sequence ATGACCACCCCCAGTACCCCTGTTTTTGTCCTGGGCGAAGCCCTGATGGACTGCATCGCCCAGCCCGACGGACGGCTCTTGCCCCTCATGGGCGGCAGCCCTTTCAACTTGGCCCGTGCCGCCGCGCTGCGTGGCGCCTCGGTGGCTTACCTCAACCCCTTGTCGCGCGACTTGTTTGGCCAAGGCATGGCCCAGCAGTTGCAGCGTGATGGCGTGACCCTGCCCGGTGGCACCAGCGCCAAACCGACGGCCTTGGCGGTGGTGCAGATCGATCAAGGGCAACCGAGTTACGGCTTTTACCGCGAAGGCATTGCCGACCGCGACTACACCGTGGACGGCATCCTGGCCTTGCTGCGCGAGAGTCCGAAGCCAGGGATTTTTCACACCGGCTCCTTGCTGCTGATCCCTCCGGAACACCACAAAGTGCTGGCCATCTTGCAGGCTGCTCGCGCCATGGGCTGGACCATCAGCGTGGACATCAACTTGCGCCCCCAGGTGGCGGGCGAATTGGGCCCTTATGTGGCCGCCTTGAAAGAGGTGATCGCCCTGACCGACTGGCTCAAAGCCAGCGATGAGGACCTGCAGACGATGGGGTTCGCCGATGTGCGCCCGGCCGAATCTGCACGCTTGGTCCAAGCGCTGCGAGCGGGCGTGTCCCAGTCCGCACTCAACCGCGTGGCCCTGACCTTTGGTGGTGAGGGTGCGCACCTGGACATCGCAGGCCAAGGCCACAGCCTGCCCGTGCCGCCCACCCAGGTGGTCGACACCGTGGGTGCGGGCGACACTTTCTGGGGCAACACCCTGGCCGACTGGGCCCTGCAGCCCGAGGGTGCGGCCGATCGCGTGGCCACCACCTTGGCCCAGGCCATGAAAGCCGCGGCTTTGAACTGTGCCCGCCAAGGCTGCCAGCCGCCGCGCTGGGCCGAAGTGCAAGCGGCTTGA
- a CDS encoding ATP-binding cassette domain-containing protein, with protein sequence MSTSQPVLEISQLTKHYGGVKALTDAHFRLLPGEHAAIVGDNGAGKSTFVRLITGVEQPNTGDILLDGQKVRFESPLDAREQGIETVYQTLALAEDLDVPANIFLGREITRLNLGPLSILNHKAMREKSAAMLATTGVKIQDMSESLRGMSGGQRQCVAIARAAGFAKKLIILDEPTAALGVQETARVEEIIKGLKQQGIPLIIISHNLRQVFELVDRIWVFRQGRIICSRLTRESNPEEIVGLITGAIDPANLRSEEAATC encoded by the coding sequence ATGTCCACCTCCCAACCCGTTCTTGAAATCAGCCAATTGACCAAGCATTACGGCGGTGTCAAAGCCCTGACCGATGCGCACTTTCGCCTCTTGCCGGGTGAGCACGCTGCCATCGTGGGCGACAACGGGGCGGGCAAAAGCACCTTTGTGCGATTGATCACCGGGGTGGAGCAGCCCAACACGGGCGACATCTTGTTGGACGGGCAGAAGGTGCGTTTTGAATCGCCGCTGGACGCACGCGAGCAGGGCATTGAAACCGTGTACCAAACCCTGGCGCTGGCCGAGGACCTGGATGTGCCAGCCAACATCTTCTTGGGCCGTGAGATCACACGCTTGAACCTGGGGCCGCTGTCCATTCTCAACCACAAGGCCATGCGCGAAAAATCGGCAGCCATGCTGGCCACCACGGGCGTGAAAATTCAAGACATGAGCGAGAGCCTGCGCGGCATGTCGGGCGGGCAGCGCCAGTGTGTGGCAATTGCCCGCGCTGCGGGTTTCGCCAAAAAACTCATCATCCTGGACGAGCCCACCGCGGCACTGGGCGTGCAAGAAACCGCCCGGGTGGAAGAGATCATCAAGGGCCTCAAACAGCAGGGCATCCCGCTGATCATCATCAGCCACAACCTGCGCCAGGTGTTTGAGCTGGTGGACCGCATCTGGGTCTTCCGCCAAGGCCGGATCATTTGCAGCCGTTTGACGCGCGAGTCCAACCCCGAAGAAATCGTGGGCCTCATCACCGGGGCCATTGACCCGGCCAATTTGCGCTCTGAAGAGGCGGCCACATGCTGA